A segment of the Streptomyces sp. P9-A2 genome:
CTCTACCAGCGCTTCTACCGCACCAAGCTGCCCGACTGGGCGGGCTTCTTCGGCGGCCGCCGCCTGGTCCCGATCCTGTCGGCGTTCGCAGGTCTGCTCATGGGCATCGTCTTCGGCTATGTCTGGCCGGTCCTCGGCGCCGGTCTGCACAACTTCGGTGAGTGGCTGGTCGGTTCCGGTGCCGTCGGCGCAGGCATCTTCGGTGTCGCCAACCGTGCTCTGATCCCGGTCGGCATGCACCACCTGCTGAACTCCTTCCCCTGGCTCCAGGCGGGCGAGTACGAGGGCAAGAGCGGTGACATCGCCCGCTTCCTCGCCGGTGACCCGAGCGCCGGCCAGTTCATGACCGGTTTCTTCCCGATCATGATGTTCGCGCTGCCCGCCGCCTGTCTGGCCATCGTGCACTGCGCCCGCCCCGAGCGCCGCAAGGTCGTCGGCGGCATGATGCTCTCCCTGGCGCTGACCTCGTTCGTCACCGGCGTGACCGAGCCGATCGAGTTCACGTTCATGTTCATCGCGCCGATCCTGTACGCGATCCACGCGGTCCTCACCGGTGTCTCGATGGCGCTGACCTGGGCTCTGGGGATGAAGGACGGCTTCGGATTCTCGGCCGGCGCGGTCGACTTCGCCCTGAACCTGGGCATCGCCACCAACCCGTGGGGCCTGGCCCTGGTCGGCCTCTGCTTCGCGGCGGTCTACTACGTGGTCTTCCGCTTCGCCATCACCAAGTTCAACCTGCCGACGCCGGGCCGTGAGTCCGACGAGGAACTGGCGGAGCTGCAGAAGGCCGAGGCCAAGTAGCCCGCATGACCGCATAGACCGAGGCCCCGGAGCCATGACGCTCCGGGGCCTCGGTCGTGCGCGGGCTCAGATCACGTACGTCACGCCGGGGGCCGCCAGTTCCACCGGTCCGTCGTAGGCCGCGCGTGCGTCGGCGAGGTTGACCTGCGGGTCGGTCCACGGGGCGATGTGGGTGAGGACCAGCCGGCGGGCCCGGGCGCGGGCCGCCGACTCACCCGCCTCGCGGCCGTTGAGATGCAGGTCGGGGATGTTCTCCTTGCCGGCGGTGAAGGCGGCCTCGCACAGGAACAGGTCGGTTTCGTGGGCGAGTTCGTCGAGCGCGGTGCTCACCCCGGTGTCGCCGGAGTACGTCAGTGACTTCCCGCCGTGTTCGAGACGGATGGCGTACGCCTCCACCGGGTGCGCGACGCGTTCGGTGTGCACGACGAACGGGCCGAGCTCGAAGGTGGACGGTTTGACCGTGTGGAAGTCGAAGACCTCGCTCATGGAGGAGGCGGAGGGGGTGTCGGCGTAGGCCGTGGTCAGCCGGTGCTCCGTGCCCTCGGGTCCGTAGACCGGGATCGGGTCGCAGCGGCCTCCGTCGTGCCGGTAGTAGCGCACCACGAAGTACGCGCACATGTCGATGCAGTGGTCGGCGTGCAGATGACTGAGGAAGATCGCGTCCAGGTCGTAGAGACCGCAGTGGCGCTGCAACTCGCCCAGGGCTCCGTTGCCCATGTCGAGGAGCAGCCGGAAGCCGTCGGCCTCTACGAGGTAGCTCGAACAGGCCGATTCCACGGACGGGAACGACCCCGAGCAGCCGACGACGGTGAGCTTCATGGAGCAGAAACCTCCGCTGGCGGGGTAGTGAAAACGGGGGTCGTGCGGTTCGTCGAGCGTAAGGCGCAAAACCTTTGGTCGCTCCTCCGCCAAGGGCTGTTGTGGGGGAACTCACCTGCGCTGTCACCGGTTCGGTTGGAAGCGGATCACATGGGGCGCGCGAGAAGGCGCACGGCTGCGGCCCGCGCCGGTACGGTCGGGTCATGAACACGTCGTGGTGGCTCGCACTCGTCGCGGTGGTACTGCTCGCGCTGGTCGCCGCGCTCGTCGACGGATGGGGCCGGGGGCACCGGCACCGGCCCCGCGTCCGGAGTGCGCCGGCCGGGGCGGGGACCGTTACGGACGACGGGGGCGACGGGGGTGGCCGGCCCCGGCCCGCGGAGATCTGGTGGGCGGACGTGCCCTACGAGGAGGTGCCGGGGGCGGGGAACGGGGCGCGTTCGGGGGACGGGGCGCCGGCGGGGGACGGGGTGTCGAAGGACCGGCCGTGCCTGGTGCTGGCGGTGCGCGGGGAGCGGGTGACGGTCGCGAAGATCACGACGCGCTTCCGGGAGGAACGCGCCGGGGTGGTCCCGCTGCCGCCGGGATCCGTCGGGGACGCCCGGGGCCGGGCGAGTTTCCTGGAGACGGACGAGTTGCGCGAGGTCCCGGTACGGGAGTTCCGGCGCAGGGTGGGGCCCGTCGACCCGACGGTGTGGGACCGGGTCCGGCATCTGGCGCGGTGACCGCCGGGCGGCAGAACGGCGAAGGGGCGAAAAGGCGAAGGGGCCGGAGTGGATCTCCGGCCCCTTCGTACTGCTCTGGTGTGCGTCCTGCCCTCATGGGTCATGCCCTTGTGGGCGTCATGCCCTCGCGGGTCACGCCCAGAGCTGGCCCTGGAGCGTGTCGATGGCTTCCTCCGTCGTGGCGGCGGTGTAGACACCGGTCGACAGGTACTTCCAGCCGCCGTCGGCGACGACGAAGACGACGTCGGCGGTCTCCCCCGCACGGAGCGCCTTGTTCGCGACGCCGATCGCGGCGTGCAGGGCGGCTCCGGTGGAGACACCGGCGAATATGCCTTCCTGCTGGAGGAGTTCACGGGTCCGGGTGACGGCGTCGGCGGAGCCGACCGAGAACCGGGTGGTGAGGACGGAGGCGTCGTACAGCTCGGGGACGAAGCCCTCGTCGAGGTTGCGCAGCCCGTAGACGAGGTCGTCGTAGCGGGGTTCGGCGGCGACGATCTTCACGTCGGGCTTGTGCTCGCGCAGGTAGCGGCCGACGCCCATGAGGGTGCCGGTGGTGCCGAGGCCGGCCACGAAGTGCGTGATCGAGGGCAGGTCGGTGAGGATCTCCGGGCCGGTGGTCGCGTAGTGGGCGCCCGCGTTGTCCGGGTTGCCGTACTGGTAGAGCATCACCCAGTCCGGGTGTTCGGCGCCGATCTCCTTGGCGACCCGCACGGCGGTGTTGGAGCCGCCGGCGGCCGGGGAGGAGATGATCTCCGCGCCCCACATGGACAGCAGGTCGCGGCGTTCCCGCGAGGTGTTCTCGGGCATCACGCACACCATGCGGTAGCCCTTGAGCTTGGCGGCCATGGCCAGGGAGATGCCGGTGTTGCCGGACGTCGGCTCCAGGATGGTGCAGCCCGGGGTCAGCCGGCCGTCCTTCTCCGCCTGTTCGATCATGAACAGGGCCGGACGGTCCTTGATCGAGCCAGTCGGGTTACGGTCCTCGAGCTTCGCCCAGACACGGACGTCGGTGGACGGCGAGAGCCGCGGCAGGCGCACCAGCGGGGTGTTGCCGACCGCGGCCAGGGGGGAGTCGTAACGCATCGCCGATCAGGCCGTGCCGCCGGCCACGGCCGGCAGGATCGTGACGTTGTCGCCGTCGGTCAGCTTGGTGTTGATGCCGTCGAGGAAGCGGACGTCCTCGTCGTTGAGGTAGACGTTGACGAAGCGGCGCAGCTGGTCGCCCTTGGCGTCGTCGATGAGGCGTGCCCTGATGCCCGCGTGCCGGGTCTCGAGGTCGGCGAAGAGCTCGGTGAGGGTGTTCCCGGTGCCTTCCACCGCCTTCTGACCGTCGGTGTACTGGCGGAGGATGGTGGGGATCCGGACCTCGATGGCCATGGCGTGGGACTCCTGTCGGTGTTTTCGTCTGGTCGGTGGGCGCGCGGCGGCGCGGGCGGCGCGTGGGGATGCGTACGCGGTGGAGCCGCCGGGGCTCACGGGCCGTACGGCGGGAGGCTCGGTGTCAACAGATGGCGCTGGCGAGTCTGCACAGGTCGACGTGCAGCCGCGCCACGAGCAGTGCGCCCGGCGTCTTGTCGCTCACGTCATGGAGAACCATGGGCTCATCGTATCGATTCCCGATGGCCGGATCCGAGTGTCGTCTCATACTTCGGAAGATGGCCGATCGATATGTGGGAAGAGGCAGGTCGGGGCCCCGTCAGGCACTGCGCGAGCGGGCGCCTGGAGGGGTGGGGAGAGGGCCCGAAGAGGGCCGGGAAGGCTCGGGCGCGGGTCAGTACGCCTCGACGACCTTGACCTCCTCCTCGGTGACCTCGCCGTCCACGATCCGGAACGAGCGGAACTGGAAGTCGCCGAGGCCGTCGGTGTCGGCGGTGGAGACCAGGACGTAGTGGGCGCCGGGCTCGCTCGCGAGGGTGATGTCGGTGCGGGAGGGGTGCGCCTCGGTCGCGGTGTGGGAGTGGTAGACGATCACCGGCTCCTCGTCGTTGTCGTCCATCTCGCGGTACAGCTTGAGCAGGTCCTTCGAGTCGAACTCGTAGAACGTGGGCGAGCGGGCCGCGTTCAGCATGGGCACGAAACGCTCGGGCCGGCCGGAGCCCGCCGGGCCCGCCACCACGCCGCACGCCTCGTCGGGGTGGTCCTCGCGTGCGTGGGCGACGATCCGGTCGTACAGCTCCTGGGTGATGGTCAGCATGGGACTCAGGATAAGCAGACGGGCCGTCCCGTACCGAGGGGTGATACGGGGCGGCCCGGATGCCGGACGTCGGGGCACCTTGACCGGCGGTCGTGCGGGAGTGCCACGAGCACTCCCGCACGACGGGTACGGCCACACGGCAGAACCCCACGGCCGGTGCTCCCCACGGCCGGTAGGAGCTAGCCGCCGATCTTCTCGAACTTCGGCTCGCGGTCCTCGGTGATCCGCGGATCGCGGTTCTTGAGGACCGCCCAGCCGGTCCCCAGGACGAGGGCCCAGCCGGCCATCACGTAGAGGCAGATCCTGGCCTCCGCGTCGATCGCGATGAGGGAGGTGACGAAGAGCAGGAACGCGATGGCGATGTAGGAGCACACCGAGCCGCCGGGCGCCGGGAAGGAGGAGGCGGGCAGTCGGCCCGCGACCACCTGGCGGCGGTAGAGGATGTGGCTGATCAGGATCATCAGCCAGGTCCAGATGCCGGCCGCCGTGGCGATGGAGGTGACGTAGCCGAACGCCTTCTCCGGGACGACGTAGTTCAGGACGACGCCGATGCCCATGAAGACCACCGAGGTGGCGATGCCGAGCGCCGGGGTCTTGCTGGAGGAGAGCCGCTGGTAGATCCGCGGGGCCTCGCCGTTTTCCGCGAGACTGCGCAGCATGCGGCCCGTGGAGTACATCCCGGAGTTGCAGGAGGACAGGGCGGCGGTCAGCACGACGAAGTTGACGATGGCGGCGCCGGCCGGAATGCCGATCTGGGCGAAGGCCGCGACGAAGGGGCTGACCCCCGGCGCGAACTCGGTCCACTTGACCACGCACAGGATGACGGTGAGGGCACCGACGTAGAACAGGGCGATGCGCCAGGGCAGGGTGTTGATCGCCTTGGGGAGGGTCTTCTCCGGGTTCTTGGACTCGCCGGCCGTGACGCCGACGATTTCGATGGCGAGGTAGGCGAACATGACGCCCTGGAGGGTCATCAGGGACGATCCGATGCCCTTGGGGAAGAAGCCGTCGAAGGCCCAGAGGTTGGACACCGCGGCGGTGTCCCCGGCGGCGCTGAAGCCGAGGGTGAGCACGCCCAGCCCGATCACGATCATGCCGATGATGGCGGTGACCTTGATCATCGAGAACCAGAACTCGATCTCGCCGAACATCTTCACCGAGATGAGGTTGGCCCCGAAGAGGACGAGCAGGAAGACCAGGGCGGTGACCCACTGCGGGATCTGTGGGAACCAGTAGTTGATGTAGATCGCGGCGGCCGTGAGTTCGGCCATACCGATGACGATCCACATCAGCCAGTACGTCCAGCCGGTGAAGTAGCCGAAGAACGGGCCGAGGAACTCCCGCGAGTACTCGGCGAAGGAACCCGAGACCGGGCGGTAGAGCAGGAGCTCGCCGAGCGCCCGCATGATGAAGAAGATGATCACGCCGGCGAGGGCGTACATCACGATCAGGCTGGGTCCGGCCTTGGCGATGTTCGCCCCGGCTCCCAGGAAGAGGCCGACGCCGATGGCGCCGCCGATCGCGATCATCTGGACTTGACGGCCGCTGAGACCGCGCTCATACCCCTCGTCGGATACGGACTCCGTGTCGACCTGCGGTGAGGCCATGTGGCATGCGCCTTTCTCCATCCCGGTCCGGGCCGCTGGTGGGCCCCGGACCGGGTCTCTGTCCCCCCGGACTGATGGAGCTGAGCGCGTCCGCTCACGCCTGGCCGGCGGTCGCCGGCTCGGTGGCGCACCCGGCGGGCGTACCGATGGTGTTCGCCGGGTGGTCGTGCAGATCTATCACGACCGCAACACTGATCAGCAGCGATTCGTGGCGCACATCACAGGAGAAAGCGGACAGACGTCACCAGGAAAATACATAGGCGGCGGAAGCCTTGACAGGATCGCCACGCGGGCTTGAGTGTCCTCTGAGCGAACACGTCGGCGGACTTTTCCGAACATCCCGGTCGGATGTACGGCATGGGCGACGGCTGCGCCGAGAGCGCGGGGCGTCGTACCGGCGGGCGTGACACGGCGCTGTCGGCCACGGGGTTCCGCAAGCCGCACGGTGCCGCGGGCCGGCGGTGCCGCGGGCCGCGCGGCCTACGGCATCAGGGTCGATACCAGGGTCTCCTGGAGGCCGCCGAGCCACAGGTACGCCATCACCATGGGCTTGCGCGGATCCTCGTCCGGGAGGCTGAAGAGGAGATCGGTGTCGTCCTCGTCGTCGATCTCCAGCCGGGACCCGATCGCCAGGCGCAGGTCGTTCAGCGTGCCGAGCCACTGGCGGGACTCCTCGGCGGAGAGCTCGAGCACCGCCCCTTCTCCGCCGGCCCCGGTGAGTCCGTCCAGGGAGCGGATCACCGTGAGGGCGCTCTCGCGCTTGCCGGCCCGCAGGTCGTTCTCGGTGAAGCGGCGGAACTCCGCGGAGTGCTCCCGCCGCTCCTCGGTGTCCTTGGCCGAGGCGGATACCTCGGGGCCGCCGTAGGCGTCCGGGAAGAGCCGGCGCAGCACGGGGTCGGCGGGCGGTTCGCTCGGGCCCTCGGCGAAGAGTCCGGCAAGCGGGTCGGCGGAGGCGTCCACGGCCGGGCCGGGGCCGATCAGCTCCATGAGCTGCACGGCGAGGGACCGGATGATGGAGATCTCGACGTCGTCGAGGGCGACGGCCGCGCCGCCGCCGGGGAGCGGTTCGAAGTGTCCTGACATGGAGGCGATTCGCTACTTCCGGTCCTGCGGGCGGGGGCTGGGGCGGGGCGCGGGCGGGCTGCTGTGTGGCTTTCCGGTCCTGTCGGCGGACTGCTTCCGGTCCTGTCGGCGGGCTACTTCCGGTCCTGCTGGAGAGTGGCCCACAGGCCGTAGCCGTGCATGGCCTGGACGTCGCGTTCCATCTCCTCGCGGGTACCGCTGGAGACGACGGCCCGGCCCTTGTGGTGGACATCGAGCATGAGCTTGGTGGCCTTGTCCTTGGAGTAGCCGAAGTACGTCTGGAAGACGTACGTCACGTAGCTCATGAGGTTGACCGGGTCATTGTGGACAAGGGTGATCCAGGGGACGTCGGGCTCGGGCACGGCGAAAACCTCTTCCGCCGACTCGGTGCGTTCGATCTCCAGGGGTGCGGGTGACGTCACACCGCCCATGCTGCCACCGGAAGGGGCCGGGAGTACAAACCGGCGTACGCGGACCGGGACGCCGAACCGAAATCGTCAGAACGACGAAAAGGGGGTAGCATCTTCGTATGAACACAGCGGACCTTGGGTTGCCGGTGACTGTTCCGTCGACGGCACTCTTCACCGATCACTACGAGCTGACGATGCTGCAGGCCGCCCTGAGCGGCGGCACCGCCGAACGACGCAGCGTGTTCGAGGTCTTCACCCGGCGCCTGCCGGAGGGCCGCCGCTACGGCGTGGTGGCCGGCACC
Coding sequences within it:
- a CDS encoding PTS transporter subunit EIIC → MSTASAAPAAEKKKGSGVMAVLQRIGRSLMLPVAVLPAAALLVRLGNTDMLGRPEFPAFLTKIASFMAAGGNAILDNMALLFAVGIAIGYAKKSDGSTALAAVVGYLVFKNVLGTFTDGSLPKQEAIVDGKIVMVEQAVDAKVLGGVVMGLVVALLYQRFYRTKLPDWAGFFGGRRLVPILSAFAGLLMGIVFGYVWPVLGAGLHNFGEWLVGSGAVGAGIFGVANRALIPVGMHHLLNSFPWLQAGEYEGKSGDIARFLAGDPSAGQFMTGFFPIMMFALPAACLAIVHCARPERRKVVGGMMLSLALTSFVTGVTEPIEFTFMFIAPILYAIHAVLTGVSMALTWALGMKDGFGFSAGAVDFALNLGIATNPWGLALVGLCFAAVYYVVFRFAITKFNLPTPGRESDEELAELQKAEAK
- a CDS encoding MBL fold metallo-hydrolase: MKLTVVGCSGSFPSVESACSSYLVEADGFRLLLDMGNGALGELQRHCGLYDLDAIFLSHLHADHCIDMCAYFVVRYYRHDGGRCDPIPVYGPEGTEHRLTTAYADTPSASSMSEVFDFHTVKPSTFELGPFVVHTERVAHPVEAYAIRLEHGGKSLTYSGDTGVSTALDELAHETDLFLCEAAFTAGKENIPDLHLNGREAGESAARARARRLVLTHIAPWTDPQVNLADARAAYDGPVELAAPGVTYVI
- a CDS encoding type II toxin-antitoxin system PemK/MazF family toxin, whose product is MNTSWWLALVAVVLLALVAALVDGWGRGHRHRPRVRSAPAGAGTVTDDGGDGGGRPRPAEIWWADVPYEEVPGAGNGARSGDGAPAGDGVSKDRPCLVLAVRGERVTVAKITTRFREERAGVVPLPPGSVGDARGRASFLETDELREVPVREFRRRVGPVDPTVWDRVRHLAR
- a CDS encoding PLP-dependent cysteine synthase family protein → MRYDSPLAAVGNTPLVRLPRLSPSTDVRVWAKLEDRNPTGSIKDRPALFMIEQAEKDGRLTPGCTILEPTSGNTGISLAMAAKLKGYRMVCVMPENTSRERRDLLSMWGAEIISSPAAGGSNTAVRVAKEIGAEHPDWVMLYQYGNPDNAGAHYATTGPEILTDLPSITHFVAGLGTTGTLMGVGRYLREHKPDVKIVAAEPRYDDLVYGLRNLDEGFVPELYDASVLTTRFSVGSADAVTRTRELLQQEGIFAGVSTGAALHAAIGVANKALRAGETADVVFVVADGGWKYLSTGVYTAATTEEAIDTLQGQLWA
- a CDS encoding MoaD/ThiS family protein, whose amino-acid sequence is MAIEVRIPTILRQYTDGQKAVEGTGNTLTELFADLETRHAGIRARLIDDAKGDQLRRFVNVYLNDEDVRFLDGINTKLTDGDNVTILPAVAGGTA
- a CDS encoding putative leader peptide, producing MVLHDVSDKTPGALLVARLHVDLCRLASAIC
- a CDS encoding M67 family metallopeptidase translates to MLTITQELYDRIVAHAREDHPDEACGVVAGPAGSGRPERFVPMLNAARSPTFYEFDSKDLLKLYREMDDNDEEPVIVYHSHTATEAHPSRTDITLASEPGAHYVLVSTADTDGLGDFQFRSFRIVDGEVTEEEVKVVEAY
- a CDS encoding amino acid permease, which encodes MASPQVDTESVSDEGYERGLSGRQVQMIAIGGAIGVGLFLGAGANIAKAGPSLIVMYALAGVIIFFIMRALGELLLYRPVSGSFAEYSREFLGPFFGYFTGWTYWLMWIVIGMAELTAAAIYINYWFPQIPQWVTALVFLLVLFGANLISVKMFGEIEFWFSMIKVTAIIGMIVIGLGVLTLGFSAAGDTAAVSNLWAFDGFFPKGIGSSLMTLQGVMFAYLAIEIVGVTAGESKNPEKTLPKAINTLPWRIALFYVGALTVILCVVKWTEFAPGVSPFVAAFAQIGIPAGAAIVNFVVLTAALSSCNSGMYSTGRMLRSLAENGEAPRIYQRLSSSKTPALGIATSVVFMGIGVVLNYVVPEKAFGYVTSIATAAGIWTWLMILISHILYRRQVVAGRLPASSFPAPGGSVCSYIAIAFLLFVTSLIAIDAEARICLYVMAGWALVLGTGWAVLKNRDPRITEDREPKFEKIGG
- a CDS encoding DUF2017 domain-containing protein; this encodes MSGHFEPLPGGGAAVALDDVEISIIRSLAVQLMELIGPGPAVDASADPLAGLFAEGPSEPPADPVLRRLFPDAYGGPEVSASAKDTEERREHSAEFRRFTENDLRAGKRESALTVIRSLDGLTGAGGEGAVLELSAEESRQWLGTLNDLRLAIGSRLEIDDEDDTDLLFSLPDEDPRKPMVMAYLWLGGLQETLVSTLMP
- the clpS gene encoding ATP-dependent Clp protease adapter ClpS is translated as MGGVTSPAPLEIERTESAEEVFAVPEPDVPWITLVHNDPVNLMSYVTYVFQTYFGYSKDKATKLMLDVHHKGRAVVSSGTREEMERDVQAMHGYGLWATLQQDRK